The nucleotide sequence TTCGATCCGCTCATGGAGCTCTGGATcttgtgtgcatgcagatttcattggatcttgtgtatcattaaagttgacgccggaacagttaaaatactggactcactactcaaagcaaatagtgactataacatcttgtttgagatagtcaacaggtaatttcaatcattattaactatatatctcggcctatttagttcgtcatttcatgatatgaactatttaataacccctttattcattttctttgttggcgggcagggcttgggcaaggttcatcagcgtcacagaaggcgaatggaaacgacagctgaaatggtttcgacccaaggtaagtaattaagtagtactagctagctagctagctgccatctctttaattatcatgcttggttaattattatctgatcaaattaaattccattctcgtaataaaggccctaaagcaggcgcaggggactgatctgtgtgcattctgtgtttgcgagaacattcgcatgatgacgtccgaaagaagcagatctcaaagacaggaatgggtacgcttatcagaacactattcacaatttttacaccattatcgatatctagtcacacaactaatacacatgcatattgatctccttcttaacagttcaaagaggtgcgggacaagctcctaaaaacggagcgcgtagaagcacttcaagaagaaatagcgggatttttgctcgaccaggtcataaatccgaagggagaatactattacccgctaccgcccccatcgaccaggtcatgaaccacttccaattgtcatcgtgctccgaaggcaccaattaggctaatgccactagctccgaaggcaacatgcatatgtaggagaaattatatatagctatacatgtgtgtatgtgtgaattaatatgatggtttgtgagacattgatgatatatatatgattggttctactagaaattatatatatatatatatatatatatgcataacatgtacaatgtgtagtatcgtaaaataccagcaaacgaaaaagaattaaaatgaaaaacacaaaattgaaaaagaaatcataaaaccaaaaaccccccaaacattttagtaccggttggtgttaccaactggtactaaagggctcccggcccccggagctggctcgtgccacgtggttgccctttagcaccggttcgtgctgaaccggtactaggggggttagtgaccacactttagtgccggttatggaaccggcactaaagggccttacgaaccggtgctattgctcggttctgcactagtgctcgCCACCATCGGCCTTGTAATCGCAATCTGAGTTGGGGCAATAAATAAAACCACCGGAGATGATGCGTGCCCGTGGCCATCAACAAGCTCTACGTAGGTGTGTTAGAAGAGAAATCAGCGATCTGATTGTTGCGTACTTGCATACGTGTGACGTGCATGCTTGTGTATCCGGCTGGCCGGCGGTGAGTCTACTAGCGTAGCTTTTCTAGGTCGCTGTGTACGTGCGGTGCAGGCCAGCTTGGAGCACGAACCAAGATCGTCAACTTCGTTTCATCGTCTTCATCGTGCGTCGCCGACCGAAAAGTATTAGATGGTGTGGACTGCGCCATGGCGGGGAAGAAACCTGCTTGCGTGATTGATAAACATTAGAGTACCCAAAATACCCCTAACTAGTCAATATACTATCGAAAATCTGTTGTAGTATTGTCTTATCTAGGCCCTTCAAGCCACATAAATTAACAGCCCAAATTGATTTGATGCACCGTAAAAGGTCTCTAGAGATAAGCTACATAGCTTTCGCTCCTAGAGTTGAAGATAATAGTACCAGTAGCATGCCTTCAGGCTAACATTTCTCACAGTGATTGATGTAAACCATCATCTTCAAAGATCAAACTTGAATCCCATAAAAAAAAACATGTTCACTCAAATCAACCTCAGAAGCACATAATAAGTTGCTCAAACTTGAACCATCAAAATTACTCTCAAATTAACAAAGTTCTCACGGAAGTAAGAAAATACTAAGATAACGTTCCAAGATAAGCCACATAGTTTTCCACCACCAGGGTTCAGGATCACCAGAGCAGCAGCATGCAATACATGCTTCAGGCTAACATTCCTCACGGCGAATGATGTGGATCACCATAGTGAGAGGCTCCTTGTTCTTTATCAGCTTGAAGAGACAGAGGTCACCCTCCCGCAGGCGGTTGTCGCGGGCGAAAAACGTCCATCCTTCGAGAACCCTCATCGCATGAGTTGTGTGTTGCATGCTGTGTTGCATCTTGGTAGGCCATGATCCACTCCTCCCCTCCCTATGAAGCATCAAACTGATCAGGCTACTCTTTCCACGATGATGGCCAGCAGCAGACTTCTGAACAAGATATCTGCCTGTGTATTGGTAGCCAAAGTGCTGTTTATATACATACAACAGGGCAAATGTTAGAATGACACAATTGCAAAAATATTTGGAAATTTGTTCCGATCTGAAGTGTACTGATAGGAAGCGACAGAAAATGTTTTTCATGAACTTACTAGGGTGGGAGTGTTACAGCCACCACCCCGATAGACATTGGACTTGCTCATGATAGCAACATACAAGGGTACTTCTGACTCGATTTCCTCGACTTTCTCCAACACTTTCTTCTCTTGTGCTCGTGTTAGGTAAGCTTTGTCTGCCAGCATGAAGGGAGGTTCAGAACCTCCCTCAGAATGATCAGAGACTCCATGCTCTTCATGTTCCGAAGAGTACTCTTCACCTGGACAAGTCGTTACACGAATCAGAGAAGTATAATGCAAAATGAAATGTGACACATCCTAGCAGTGGCAAGATCTTAGTGTCAAGCTGGCATACCATCAGTAGGTGGTTCATCCATAGCACTTGCCATCTTAGTGCTCGTCCTTCCATGATTTGAGCCAATGTCAGTTCTTTCACCAGGGGAATGATAAATGCCCGCTTTGTGAACGAGATGGACAGTCATAGTGAATCTTTTCTCCTTAGCATTTGTCATTGGTTCAAAGAGGCATATATCACCTTCTCTAACATGATTGTCACGGACAAAGTTCCCCAATGAAAGGTTGCGGCGACCAGCGTCAGATGTTCCAGATGGCCTGATATGGAATCTGCACTTCCAACCCTTGTCTTTTCGAGGCAGCTGGAGTATGATATTTGTTCCTTCGCATGGCATGTGCTTGCGTGCGTAATCCTTACATATTACCTAATTGAAAAAAGGGATAGTGATAATGTTGAGCTATTTTATCTCACAGCCTAAGTACTAAATAGTTAAGACATTTGGACTGTCAGAAAGGCTAAATCGTACAATACACACAGTTTCAACTAATAAGACAACAATAATACTTATTTAGACAACAATAATACTTATGTACTTCGTCTGTATGCATGGTTTCAACTGTCTGAGTAGATGCATTTTGTGCAAACATATCCATTAGAGCAAGACCACCAACTTCCCTAAATACAAAAGAAATTGTACATAGGTACAGAAAAAGAGCAGTTCATACAAAGTGCAATGGTAAAACTTACGTACCAGAGTACCACTCTGCTTTACATTGCTCTTCTTCATCTCTACAACAAGCACCGGGATTTCGGGTCGAATTTTCTTTACAAGTGCAAGAACTTTCGCCTTCTGTGCTTCTGTAAGATAGCACCGCCCTGAGAAGACACAATATTTTGAAAGCATCTGTTGATCCTCCGACTCCACAAAATTGTCTTCTGTTCTTAAAAGAAGTTTTGACAGTAAGAGAACATGTGGTAGAGAGTAAGTGAATAATCTGAGTACACAACTTAACCTGAGAATTCCTCAGAAGAAGAATATATTGCGGGCATCTTTGCTGATTTTTTGTACCGGTACAAGCTTTCCTTCTGGCTTCCATCTGAATCTGAACCTTGCCCTGCTGATGACTGAGTAGCTCCAGGATGAGAACTGCTCGAATTATCGGTATAGTGACtgcgtgagactttctccttcccATTGGAATCAAATATTGTAACCTCAAAGAGGGAGTTTCCGAGGTACCGAAACATCAAGGAATAGTTTTCTTCGATTTCATTGGCATCAAGAAATGCTGCCCACCCAAACTTGAGGATAATTCTATTCATATTCTCACTAAGTCCAACATCATATATGATACCATCAGGGGCTTGCAGTTTGATGGTTCTCCAGATTTTGCCCCCAAGTTGACTAACAAACCACTCTGGAATGACCTGTAACAAGCAGCAATTGTGCAAAAAATGTTTGAGGCAACGAACAAACTCTACAAACATGAGGCAACCACTGAACAAGGAAAGTTAGAAAAGGCTTACCATGCTATGCATAAAATTTCCATTTATTTTTCTGATGAACCTTATCTTCCTTTCACAGCATTCGCAAGGGATGCTCATCTTGGATACGTCCTGTTGAATGAATCACATAGTATGTCAGGTGGCACATTCAAATTTCTGTTTGCCTAGCTAGTAATACCCTAAATCACTCAAGATTCATAACTATGCCCTAGAATCTTATGAGATTAAGCAGAGAATTTCTTTATTTGAAAATAACAGTAGCAACAAAATGCTGTCAACACTATAAAACTAATCCTGCCCCGAAAATCTGTTTTGATTACCATGTAAAAAGAAGAGTGAATTCTGGTTTTTACCCCCTATTTTGACTTTTTTGACACTAATTACCCCATTTAGCGGGATTTCATCCGTTTTACCCCATTTAGCACAAGTGTTGCCACAATTTACCCTCTTTTAAATTTTGCGTGCGTTCTGACCTACGGGTCACAATTTGTCAGGTCTAGCTGGCATGCCACGTCAACGGGTTTTTTCTGTCTATTTTTCTCCCTACTAAACTCATTTCCGGTTTGAAGTATTCTGATGGGACGATTGTACTTGATCAGCATGTCATATTACCATTGAATAAATTATAGGAGAAATTGTTACCAATATAATCTAAAATCATGTATGTTTTTCTTCAGTTATCATATATGGCCTTAAGTATGGATGGTTCTGTAGATTAGATTAAAGTGGTGTAAATATACTACTTTACTAACTCTGATGCACCTACATATCTAAATATCTAGGTAGCAAATATGTTGACTGAAGAGTATGTGTTGTTACTTGCTAGCTGTAAAGGAAGTTTGGATCTTTGTATCTTATGATGCATGCTGAAACGTGTTCGTTCACCGTATTAGAGTATATTATGATTGCAGCCACtaattcatttttctttttcttgcacAAAGCGGATGGCAACGGAGATGTAGAGTGTTAGGCATATTTTACATGTCCGTAGATAAAAGAATCCAGAGCCAGAGATGATTGAGAGGTAtttcattatttattttgatataaaggagaagatgaaggAATTGGGTTCCAACCCTTGGGACAGCGCTAATTATCAGAAGAAGGGGGCCAACGGGAACTCCATGATTGAGTTAACAGATGATGCAGGCATGGTGAACATGCTAGAGGAACTTGATGCTTATaagaaaatcagtttgaatgttaaTTGGGGGAGAGCAACATAAACGAGAAGCCATGGGAGGCGAGCGTGGCGAGCGACCGACTTGGACGTTGGACGTGCCGCGAGCGACCTCCATCGGCTGAGCCGGTCAGAAGAAGCGGCGCTGCCCAGTTCAGCAGTGAGAAAAATAGCCAGGAAAAACCACTGACGTGGCATGCCAGCTGGACCCGACAATTGTGACCCACCAGTCAGAATGCTCAAAAAAATTAAACGGGGTAAACTGTGGCAACATTTTTGCTAAATGGGGTAAAATGGATGAAATCTTGCTAAATGGGGTAATTAGTGTCAAAAATGTCAAAATAGGGGGTAAAAACCGGAATTCACTCTAAAAAGAAAGCAAAACAACACTAGAATAAAATTACAAATACTTGGCAGAAGAACTCTGGCATGATCTTTCCTATGAATTGAATAATATTCTGACTGGATCCATTGATCACTAAGATCCCTTTGTTATGTTCCACGGGGGGTAAATGCAGATCTAAATAGATCACTGACATCATgcataaaaagaaataaaacactgaTGATTAACAACCATAGAACAATCAGCTTCTGAAATTCCTATCATTATACAAAATCAAGGAATAATGTTCTTCTAAGTTGTAGGGGAGGAAGTCGAAAGGACATGACTAGAAAGATGAAGAGAGTAACTTGGCAGAAGAAACTCTGTCTTTAATCTTTCTGATGGATACAATAATTTTCTAACTGAATCTATTGATCACTAGGCTCCATTTGTGATCCTACTAGGGAGGTAAAATGCATATCTAAATGGATTAACGATATCTATTTGAAAACAAAAAAGAACTGATGGTTAAATGCATATCTAAATTGATAAACTCAGTTTCTGTCATTGTTTTGCATGACTGCTTTCTGCACTCCTAACAGTTTCTGAAGTTCAGCAGAAATAAGAAGAAAGCAAAAAACAGGAGTACTGCTCCTCCATATGCAGGTGTAGAAGAAGAAAGAACATTACTAAATTGCAAACTAAGATAACAACTTGGAAGAAGAAGCTTACCGTGGTGGTGAAGGCCGCTGCGCTGTAGCAGAACGTATCTATGGAATGCAAATCCAGGCGTACTTATGAAGGGGGCGTCCAGGCACTGGAAGGGCACAAGCAGACCAGAAGTCATTTCTTATGCAGGGAGCGTTCACTGCATGGTCAAGTCTTCTCATATGCCCAAGCCATAAATCTGAGTATTACAGTATACCCACTCTTCCCTAAATTAATGCCATGGTTAACCTCCATAATTACCATGATTTGACAAAAAACTATAGAGACTATTTCCCAAAAGTACAAACTCCAATCAAAGAGGCAACACCGCATGCAGACTTCTCATATTCCCCAAAAATCAGTTTCCCTGTAGCTGCTTTCTCAAAACTCGAAACTAGTTGACTCGCTCATGTAAAATTTGTAAGGAAAATATTTCTTGCCTATTTTCTTGATAATGCTACTTCCAATCAGAGCATGAACCTGAAAACATCATGCCATATACTACTCCATTTCGGTTTATTATTTTTCCGGAAAGGAGATTAAACCGCTGGCCTATGCATAAACCAATGCACGCCATTTATTCATCTATAATCTAtaataatacctaaatagttcatccccactatcctatttctctagacatgcagcctatccacctcagcaacttgccacatcatcaattatTTTTACATTTAACAAATTACTTGCATGTTGCTGCTTTGTTTCCGGTCTTAAATTACCACCACCGAAGCCCAATGGTGTCAATCCGCAAACAGGGAAGAAAGCTCAATCGTCCTGCCCCCACTATCCTTTTCGTTTCCCCTCCCTCTCCTTAAATAAAGGACCAATCTTTTCCCTTGGCAATAGGAAGCGATCGCAGGTCCGCGGCACctccccttctcctccgcctctgtcGGCATTACCCGCTGCCTCCCTCGATATCTGCGTGTGGTCCGCCCCTCTGGCACGGTTGCCAGTCCGTggcacctcccctcctcctccgcctctaccGGCACTGCCCTCTGCCCCCGCCGCTATCCTTGGTGGCCTCCACCGAACCCTGCGTCGTTCGCCGCTCCCGCAGATGGAAGACATGGATAGGAGGCTGCAGCATGCGGCGGTGGCTGATGTTTGTGGGCGGAATCAGACCGGCCGCTGGAGCCTCTCCTGGAAGGATGCTCTGCCCGGCGACTAAACCATGGAGTGGACGCCGCGCTGGCGAAGTGCCAAGTCGATGGACAACTTTCTTTTCAGCCTCGAAGGTATGGGCTGATGGTAACGCACGGTAGGGCCTTCATTAATAGCCATGGCTTGCACCAGCGTTGGATCGACCTCGAGCGTGTATAAACACGGCGCAGATTCTCTGCCTTGGCATGGCAAAGGCTGCCTCTACCTTTCCCCTCATGGATGCCCTCCCTTTCTGATCCAGTGGCTGCTGAGCGAGCTGCCTCTTTGTAAGTACAGCTTGCGAACCATGCAATTCCTTGGCCCAACTAAGGCCCAGTTCGGGAGGAAACAAGCCCAGCTCGCCAGAGAGAGGAGAAGTGCAGCGATTCAGGTTCAGAAATGAACTCTGGTTCAGTACAGGAACAAATACAGAGAAGATTCAGTTAAGTACATGCACACGTATAGACAGAATTCAGTTTTGGCACTGCAGTACAGTACAATCATAATTAAACAAACATTTCACTTGTGTATTTCGGACAGTCTATATGTCCAAAATAATACATTCCAAAAGCCATCAATCAACACATATTTTCTTTTGAGTTTCACTTGAGTTTTGCCACACATTCAGTTTGGCACACCTAAGTTACAGAATTCAGTTTTGGCACACATTCACCCAAAAAAACAAAAGGTTTCACTTGTGTTTCTGCAGCACTGCAATTCTCTTGTTTCTAAAGCTCTAAAGAAGACCTTGAAAGGACATATCATCAATTTCACTAAAACCCTGCAAAGGGAAAGGCATGCTTAAAACATGGCAATATTGAAACTAGTTTAGAGAAGATGAAACAGAGAAATTTGGAAATACCATCAGCAAATTTGTGTAGCTGGTGAAGGCATTGCCGTCCTTATGAGAAACACTCATTGGTACTTGAGAACCTACACCACCACCATTCTCATATTGCTGCACAAAGCAATCAACGTAGTTATTTAGCATACAGTAAGGAACAAATACTCACAATTACAAGGGTTTTCAGCAACAGACGCTAGATTTATGAGGGACATTCATTGGTACTTGAGTTTtcacaccaccaccaccattctTTTTTTTCTGCATAAAAAATCAACTCTGTTATTTAGCATGTAGTAATAATGAATACGAACTCTATATTGCAATGGTTTTCATCAACATACGCTAGATTTAGTTTgctttttccttttgaacttgcgcATCCTCTCGAGCCAACTGCCACGCCTCTTTGAAGTTTTTTCTTTAACCTCCTTTTTCTTTAAGCGTGCAGCACTAAGCAAACCTTCATCTTGTGGAACAACATGTTGGGCATGATATGAATCACTCAAAATACTTGTAGATGCACTAAGTTTGTCTTGAAGTTGCTTCTGGAGGCATTACATCGACCACTTCATAATTCCCTGCCACTCGATCCAATGAAAGTGTCATCCGGACTTCACAATTAGTTCTTGTTTGAGCTCAAGGATTCTTTGTGATATGATCCCTCTTGTCGTGTGCTCGAAAACCCTCCTTGGCACACACATATCTACATGATGTTGCTTTTCCTTCAAATTTACTCATATTTTTATACCTCTTTCTGACCTCAAAACCTGCACAACCTCCATAGTTTACCCAGAACAACCAAGCATCATCTAAGTTTCTGAATTTCAGACCAACTTGAGGTAACCAGATAGGATTCACATTCTCCCTACACAAAAATTAATTAATCTTTGTTGCTACAGATCTGGTTGCAAGCAAATAATTTTTTTTCCGAATGGAAAGTCTAACTTACTTGTTAGATTGTGCCATTGAATCTTAACTGGAAGGGAAGAACTCAGATGTATACTGCACATATTATGAACAAATAGACTGAATATTTCAGACAATTACAAGTGAAATTGTGAAGATTTCTTTAGCATAAATGAACGAATAAATCAAAATCATACTAGGCAGTGAAAGAGTGAATATTTCAGAGAAATAGCAATACCAGGCAGCCTGCATTCCTGCTCTCGGCGAATCAGACACAAACCTAAAATACTAGGCAGTCTCTGTTTCTTGAAATTGAAGAAGGACACGAACCTGAAGCAGAGTGAAGTCGAGCAGCTTCGATCTGCTCCGACGCTCAACTAGGATGGCCCAGCCGGCGAGGCGTCCAGGCACCCCGACGAACCCTAACTGAGATGAGAACCCGCGCTAGACGCAGGTGCCCCCGCCAAAAATCGCATCTGGCGGCTGCTCACCCGCCAAAATCCTCTCGCTTTCCCTCCTCCACGCTCCCCTCTAGCTGGGCCTTCTTTGGGTAAATACGGGCTGGCTTTGTTTCAATTTGGGCTGGTTGATGTGCACATAGAGAGGCAGCTCGCTCAGTAGCCGTGCGATCAAAAAGGGAGGGCATCCGTGAGGGGTAAGGTAGAGGCAGCCTTTGACATGCCAAGGCAGAGAATCTGATTTATGTCCAACACGAAAAAATATGTCCAATGAAAGGTTTCTTTGCATTAGCTTATTCTGGCCTTTTTTTGCCATCCTGAACTGATAGCAAAATATTTTAGATAATGTCCTCTTGATTTCTAATATTGAACGGTTATAAATGAATACAGTCACATTTCTTTTCTATGCTTCCAAGCTTTggaatctctactattaaaggaggatcgaacgtcgtgatggtttgACCTTCTCGATGGTTCCACCTCCTCGTCCTATCGATAGGTGCAACCACATCCTCCCGCTCCCGTAGGATTCCCACGCATAAAAAAGTCTACCGAGAAAATCCACGTTCCAAAGCAGCGAGAAACTAGAAGAGGAAAACCTGCACGTCCTCAACTTCTCCCACGACCTCAAATCCTCAATCTACAGATCTCTTTCCCCAACTTGAACCACCCCGGCACATTCACTCTCCCGCTCCTGCCTCTCCCCATCTTATCCCCAGTCCGATC is from Triticum aestivum cultivar Chinese Spring chromosome 3A, IWGSC CS RefSeq v2.1, whole genome shotgun sequence and encodes:
- the LOC123057233 gene encoding B3 domain-containing protein Os03g0619600-like codes for the protein MQAACIHLSSSLPVKIQWHNLTNEGLLSAARLKKKEVKEKTSKRRGSWLERMRKFKRKKQTKSSKKKNGGGGVKTQVPMNVPHKSSQYENGGGVGSQVPMSVSHKDGNAFTSYTNLLMDVSKMSIPCECCERKIRFIRKINGNFMHSMVIPEWFVSQLGGKIWRTIKLQAPDGIIYDVGLSENMNRIILKFGWAAFLDANEIEENYSLMFRYLGNSLFEVTIFDSNGKEKVSRSHYTDNSSSSHPGATQSSAGQGSDSDGSQKESLYRYKKSAKMPAIYSSSEEFSEDNFVESEDQQMLSKYCVFSGRCYLTEAQKAKVLALVKKIRPEIPVLVVEMKKSNVKQSGTLVICKDYARKHMPCEGTNIILQLPRKDKGWKCRFHIRPSGTSDAGRRNLSLGNFVRDNHVREGDICLFEPMTNAKEKRFTMTVHLVHKAGIYHSPGERTDIGSNHGRTSTKMASAMDEPPTDGEEYSSEHEEHGVSDHSEGGSEPPFMLADKAYLTRAQEKKVLEKVEEIESEVPLYVAIMSKSNVYRGGGCNTPTLHFGYQYTGRYLVQKSAAGHHRGKSSLISLMLHREGRSGSWPTKMQHSMQHTTHAMRVLEGWTFFARDNRLREGDLCLFKLIKNKEPLTMVIHIIRREEC